In Reichenbachiella agarivorans, one genomic interval encodes:
- a CDS encoding DUF2490 domain-containing protein, producing the protein MSNFIPMQKLFILIIFITFSPPLCAQKIFTRHQGWSDLTLWYKVGEHTKVGGDFGYRTELEHFSFNQTYFRPTIVWQKNPLYNVSFAISNFYTFLEDQPNLCELRFAQEASLFWPQLSFMKIDHRLRFEERFYYLDNYSGRESRMRYRLALNPNKFTLLNKEGFYTSATWETFIGLGNNFDNPLGNLHRWEAVFGNKINDRFGVGLHYIWQTTVLTDNSMKIKDNIVRLRFAYKLN; encoded by the coding sequence ATGAGTAATTTTATACCCATGCAAAAGCTTTTCATTCTCATAATCTTCATCACCTTTTCTCCCCCCCTTTGTGCCCAAAAAATATTCACACGGCATCAAGGTTGGTCAGACTTGACTCTTTGGTACAAGGTAGGAGAACACACCAAGGTTGGGGGAGATTTTGGCTATCGAACAGAACTAGAGCATTTTTCATTTAACCAGACCTACTTTAGACCTACCATAGTTTGGCAGAAAAACCCACTCTACAATGTGTCCTTTGCCATTTCCAACTTTTATACATTTTTAGAAGATCAACCGAATCTATGTGAATTGAGATTTGCACAGGAAGCCAGCCTATTTTGGCCACAACTTTCTTTTATGAAAATTGATCATCGCTTGCGGTTTGAAGAGCGATTTTATTACCTAGACAACTACTCTGGCAGAGAAAGTCGGATGAGGTATCGTTTGGCGCTAAATCCCAACAAATTCACCTTACTAAACAAAGAAGGTTTCTATACCTCTGCCACTTGGGAGACATTTATTGGACTAGGGAATAATTTCGACAATCCCTTAGGCAATCTACACCGTTGGGAAGCAGTCTTCGGTAACAAAATCAACGATCGCTTTGGCGTAGGTCTCCACTACATTTGGCAAACAACTGTACTGACTGATAACTCAATGAAAATCAAAGACAACATTGTCAGGTTGCGATTTGCATACAAGCTCAACTAA
- a CDS encoding outer membrane protein transport protein, with translation MKKTNLSLLFLLVFASSAYTQDAHYWTEQFGNKSMLLGGNVIGSVDDLGATFYNPARLALQDNPTFLISAKAYQLSSLKVKDGVEKTDLNESNFGNAPTLAAGSFRIPILPKHKFAYAFLSRQQVDYNLGTRSELTYEFNDTWAGQETLYIDFGVSKTIRDEWMGGSWAYLLNDHFSVGVSGFLSTLDQKRTYALYEDGLSADDGAVASFERTRVKKFQIYSLVFKVGMNYEAKNLSIGMTITTPYAVLRKSAKTEYDEVLTGFDLDSDGDIDDDSRLIKNSTSNVEVQYKTPFSIGVGAAYDFGAFKLHGSAEWFAKVDRYAILVPEPFTAQKAPVNDMVFMDRMFDERQSVINWGVGMEFNLVKKLQGFLSVAVDHSTLDDAADNTAGLITDNFTNSIFTTDIYHYGGGFLVKFDKIEFTIGSVYSRGNQTVGKIVNLPDDNTNPDQRVEVVWERWRFLVGFTLPFYKFGKKG, from the coding sequence ATGAAAAAAACTAACCTGAGCCTGTTATTTTTATTGGTTTTTGCATCCAGCGCCTATACTCAAGATGCACATTATTGGACAGAGCAATTTGGTAATAAATCCATGCTCCTAGGTGGCAATGTGATTGGCAGTGTGGACGATTTGGGAGCTACCTTTTACAATCCAGCAAGGCTGGCTTTGCAGGACAATCCCACATTTTTGATTAGTGCCAAAGCCTACCAATTGAGTAGTCTCAAGGTAAAAGACGGCGTGGAAAAAACGGATCTGAATGAATCCAATTTTGGGAATGCCCCGACACTGGCGGCAGGAAGTTTCAGGATTCCAATTTTGCCCAAGCACAAGTTTGCCTATGCTTTTTTGTCAAGACAGCAGGTTGATTACAATTTGGGAACCCGATCGGAGTTGACCTATGAGTTCAACGACACTTGGGCTGGTCAAGAGACACTTTATATTGATTTTGGTGTCAGCAAGACCATCAGGGATGAATGGATGGGTGGTAGTTGGGCATATCTACTCAATGACCATTTTAGTGTGGGTGTCTCAGGATTCTTATCTACGCTGGATCAAAAGAGAACTTACGCCTTGTATGAAGATGGGTTGAGTGCGGATGATGGTGCAGTCGCTTCATTTGAGCGGACGCGTGTCAAAAAATTTCAAATTTACAGCTTGGTGTTCAAGGTAGGAATGAACTATGAGGCTAAAAACTTGAGTATTGGAATGACCATCACCACACCATATGCGGTATTGCGAAAAAGTGCAAAGACCGAATACGATGAAGTGCTCACTGGCTTTGACCTAGATAGTGACGGTGACATAGATGACGACTCTAGGTTGATTAAAAACAGCACAAGCAATGTAGAGGTGCAATACAAGACTCCTTTTTCTATTGGTGTAGGAGCAGCATATGATTTTGGAGCTTTCAAGCTTCACGGTAGTGCAGAGTGGTTTGCCAAGGTGGATCGCTATGCCATTCTAGTTCCAGAGCCATTTACAGCGCAGAAGGCTCCAGTTAATGATATGGTATTTATGGATCGTATGTTTGACGAGAGGCAGTCGGTTATCAATTGGGGTGTAGGGATGGAATTTAATCTGGTCAAAAAATTACAAGGGTTTTTAAGTGTGGCGGTTGATCATTCTACTCTGGATGATGCAGCAGACAATACAGCTGGTCTAATCACTGACAATTTCACCAACTCTATTTTTACTACCGATATATACCACTATGGGGGTGGTTTTTTGGTCAAATTTGATAAAATAGAATTTACCATTGGTTCGGTATATTCTAGAGGTAATCAAACCGTAGGAAAAATCGTGAATTTGCCTGATGACAATACCAACCCTGATCAGCGAGTAGAGGTGGTATGGGAGCGATGGAGATTCTTGGTAGGTTTTACCTTACCCTTCTACAAGTTTGGGAAAAAAGGTTGA
- a CDS encoding BamA/TamA family outer membrane protein, translating to MMKRYLVVLFLLLSVHLYGQNQPDSNHTIFLIGDAGEPSRARPNLKVLKGQLEAAGKDATLIFLGDNIYTDGLPPKDHPRRQEQEAKLTEQFEITQKFKGRTIVIPGNHDWDNSHRKGWQHVHEQTKFVKDYFDSKKVFYPKDGFPGPEEIKLDKGVYLIVFDMQWMLHRYNKPLLDDPLNYNEPLDIVADIATLLEKHKNDHVILTSHHPLYSYGPHGGHFSAKEHLFPLTELNENLYIPLPLIGSLYPSYRATAGSLQDIPHPEYQAIKNALESLLKNYSNTIYVSGHEHALEHIIKDSVNYVVSGSGSKATYLKENGKYLEFGRSRIGFGKVNYSPQGQADLEFWAVDEEAPTGEKIYEKRLYDFRFIDDGYDKIPVYTGERETKKAQASTLYIASKGKRKWMGDNYRDVWEMEVEAPVFNLSTEKGGLEIIKKGGGMQTSSLRLEAEDGKQYSLRSVEKYADRALPRMLKATLAENVVQDQISASHPYAAYVVPPMADALGIYHTNPRLVYVPDDGAFGQYREMFANHLALFEERPNDDWSEAKFFGNSSEIIGSPDLFEALRDDNDNRVDEDFLLRNRMFDMIIGDWDRHEDQWRWASYDSESGKGKTYKAIPRDRDQVFFINDGILPKLASSKWGMPKIEGFNPEMKWAPGFNFNSRHLDRFYLTSLDRADWEDMIKVVQDSLTDEVIEDAIHIWPENVFAASGQRTIDVLKARRDNLGDYGMEFYESLAKEVEILCSDKKELILIQNLDKDRVKVTIHKISKKEEVEQVIYDRTFTNDDTKEVRIYAFDSDDEIKISGEVHSAIKVRVIGGKGKDEIYDETTHHAAKNVLIYDRKSTNLKTDQQSFKSKLSDRSDINDYNRYSYEYDLLVPIIYGSFNPDDGVFVGVGYQYTRHAWRREPYASKHLLMADVAVATGAFNVNYKGNYMDVLGKWNVFTQLELSQPVVNNFFGIGNESVYDLDEGIDYYRTRIKDDILRVALTRELGNSGLFTVGSINRTVRVDENDNTYIDSPDFDEFDTSDLFDDQRFYSGAYAQVEFDTRDEKMFPTRGLLFETNYTAFAGLNDNTTDYAHFHTSLGLYYSFSYPAIVTLASRTGYAHNFGQFVNGEFYNANTLGGRTNLRGFRRTRFYGRTSFYQNTDLRIKLKDFSSFLFPGKFGVHGFYDVGRVWVGSEDSNKWHSALGAGVWVAPLSKFSMALSYAFSPEEDLISFDFGFFF from the coding sequence ATGATGAAACGATATCTAGTTGTTTTATTTCTGCTGCTTTCTGTCCATTTGTATGGACAAAACCAACCTGATTCCAATCACACTATTTTCCTCATAGGAGATGCTGGCGAGCCTTCGAGAGCAAGGCCCAATCTCAAAGTTCTAAAAGGGCAATTGGAGGCAGCTGGTAAGGACGCGACACTTATTTTTTTAGGAGACAATATCTACACAGATGGACTTCCTCCCAAAGATCATCCTAGGCGACAGGAACAGGAAGCCAAACTCACAGAGCAATTTGAGATTACTCAAAAGTTCAAAGGGAGAACCATAGTGATCCCAGGCAATCACGATTGGGACAACTCGCATCGCAAGGGCTGGCAACATGTACATGAGCAGACCAAATTCGTCAAAGATTATTTTGATAGTAAAAAGGTGTTCTATCCCAAAGATGGCTTTCCAGGACCAGAAGAAATCAAGCTGGACAAAGGTGTATATTTGATAGTGTTTGATATGCAGTGGATGTTGCATCGGTACAACAAACCTTTGCTAGATGATCCGCTCAATTACAACGAACCTCTGGACATTGTGGCAGATATTGCTACACTGCTAGAGAAGCACAAGAACGACCATGTGATTCTTACTTCGCACCATCCACTGTACAGCTATGGGCCACACGGAGGACATTTTTCTGCCAAGGAACATCTGTTTCCCCTCACAGAACTCAACGAAAATTTGTACATTCCGCTACCTCTGATTGGGTCATTGTATCCAAGCTATCGCGCCACAGCTGGTTCACTCCAAGATATACCTCATCCAGAGTATCAGGCGATCAAAAATGCCCTTGAGTCCCTGCTCAAAAATTACTCGAACACCATCTATGTATCGGGTCACGAGCATGCGCTGGAGCATATCATCAAGGATAGTGTGAACTATGTAGTGAGTGGCTCAGGGTCTAAAGCTACTTATCTCAAAGAAAACGGAAAGTATTTAGAGTTTGGGCGATCCAGAATTGGGTTTGGCAAGGTGAATTATTCCCCTCAAGGTCAAGCTGATTTGGAATTTTGGGCTGTCGATGAAGAAGCGCCAACAGGAGAAAAAATCTATGAAAAGCGATTGTATGATTTTCGGTTCATAGATGATGGATATGACAAAATACCTGTCTACACAGGCGAAAGAGAAACAAAGAAAGCACAAGCATCGACTTTGTACATTGCGTCCAAAGGAAAAAGAAAATGGATGGGAGATAACTATCGTGATGTTTGGGAGATGGAGGTCGAAGCACCCGTATTTAATCTATCCACAGAAAAGGGAGGCTTGGAAATAATCAAAAAGGGCGGTGGTATGCAAACAAGTTCTTTGAGACTGGAGGCGGAGGATGGAAAACAATATTCGCTACGCTCGGTGGAGAAATACGCCGATAGAGCTTTGCCGCGAATGTTGAAGGCAACGCTAGCCGAGAATGTAGTCCAAGATCAGATCAGTGCCAGCCATCCCTATGCAGCCTATGTAGTACCTCCGATGGCGGACGCACTTGGGATCTATCACACCAATCCACGATTAGTCTATGTACCAGATGATGGAGCATTTGGGCAGTATAGAGAGATGTTTGCCAACCACTTAGCACTATTCGAAGAGCGTCCAAATGATGATTGGTCTGAGGCTAAGTTCTTTGGTAATTCTTCTGAAATCATCGGTTCCCCCGATCTTTTTGAGGCTCTCAGGGACGACAATGACAACCGAGTGGACGAGGATTTTCTGTTGAGAAATCGGATGTTTGACATGATTATCGGGGATTGGGATAGACACGAGGATCAATGGAGATGGGCGTCTTATGACAGTGAAAGTGGAAAAGGAAAAACCTACAAAGCGATTCCAAGAGATAGAGACCAAGTATTTTTCATCAATGATGGTATTTTGCCCAAATTGGCAAGTAGTAAATGGGGGATGCCCAAAATCGAAGGGTTCAATCCTGAGATGAAATGGGCACCAGGGTTCAATTTCAATTCCAGACATTTGGATCGCTTTTATTTGACGAGTTTGGACAGAGCGGATTGGGAAGACATGATCAAAGTAGTACAAGATAGTCTGACGGATGAGGTGATTGAGGATGCTATTCACATATGGCCAGAGAATGTATTTGCAGCGTCAGGTCAACGGACGATTGATGTCTTGAAAGCGCGCCGTGACAATCTCGGCGACTATGGCATGGAGTTTTACGAGAGTCTCGCTAAGGAAGTAGAGATTCTCTGTTCGGACAAGAAAGAACTCATTTTGATTCAAAATCTGGACAAGGATAGGGTTAAAGTGACGATTCACAAAATCTCCAAAAAGGAAGAAGTAGAGCAAGTCATATACGACAGGACGTTCACAAATGATGATACCAAGGAAGTGCGAATCTATGCTTTTGACTCGGATGATGAGATCAAGATATCAGGAGAGGTGCACTCTGCGATAAAAGTCAGAGTCATCGGTGGCAAAGGTAAGGATGAGATTTACGATGAGACGACGCATCATGCTGCCAAAAATGTACTCATCTATGACAGGAAATCTACAAATCTGAAAACTGATCAGCAGTCTTTCAAATCCAAATTGAGCGATAGAAGCGACATCAATGACTACAATAGATATAGTTACGAATACGACTTGTTGGTGCCGATCATTTATGGCTCATTCAACCCAGACGATGGGGTATTTGTGGGGGTTGGGTATCAATACACGAGACATGCTTGGAGGCGCGAGCCTTATGCATCCAAGCATTTGCTGATGGCGGATGTAGCAGTGGCGACTGGTGCCTTTAATGTCAACTATAAAGGCAACTATATGGATGTGTTGGGCAAGTGGAATGTATTTACACAATTGGAACTTAGTCAACCTGTGGTCAATAATTTCTTCGGAATCGGCAATGAATCAGTTTATGATTTGGACGAAGGCATTGATTATTACCGCACCAGAATCAAGGATGACATCCTACGGGTTGCTTTGACCAGAGAACTAGGAAACTCGGGACTCTTCACCGTGGGGAGTATCAACAGAACGGTACGTGTGGATGAAAACGACAATACTTACATCGATTCGCCAGATTTCGACGAGTTTGATACGAGTGATTTGTTTGACGACCAAAGGTTCTATTCAGGTGCCTATGCTCAGGTAGAATTCGATACCCGCGACGAAAAGATGTTTCCTACCAGAGGACTGCTTTTTGAGACCAACTACACAGCATTTGCTGGATTGAATGACAATACCACTGACTATGCACATTTTCACACCTCGCTAGGTCTGTATTATAGCTTCAGCTATCCAGCCATTGTGACTTTGGCGTCTCGCACAGGCTATGCGCATAATTTTGGACAGTTTGTCAATGGTGAGTTTTACAATGCCAATACGTTGGGAGGACGAACCAATTTGCGGGGTTTTAGACGAACTAGATTTTATGGCAGGACTTCATTTTATCAAAACACAGATCTACGCATCAAATTGAAGGATTTTTCTTCCTTCCTGTTTCCAGGAAAATTTGGAGTACATGGTTTCTATGATGTAGGACGGGTTTGGGTCGGCTCAGAGGATTCTAACAAATGGCACAGTGCTTTAGGGGCTGGTGTGTGGGTCGCACCATTGAGCAAATTCTCGATGGCTCTGTCTTATGCCTTTTCACCAGAGGAGGATTTGATCTCCTTTGATTTTGGTTTTTTCTTTTAA
- a CDS encoding SdiA-regulated domain-containing protein — MDKQYIFIFLLTCSLISCNGDSRKTAEALFHHVPDHLKTYDFKNPTSKYYLPYVLEEVSGLSYLDDGILVCVQDEDGKVFFYDHKERKLIREVRFADGGDYEGIQVVGDSIYVAESNGDLYKFLANDEGKKSIKMNTDLKKKNDVEGLAYDSKTGKLIIACKESGDLKDRDVKGRAFYSFDLNKREIDPRPTFTITSSDIKKYLESQVDFEYDENRLNFMPSGIALHPTQDIFYIIASTGKLLLMVNRQYQIVGSVPLDPRLFGQPEGICFAPNGDLFISNEGQGDRGYILKFKMK, encoded by the coding sequence ATGGATAAACAGTACATCTTCATTTTCTTATTGACCTGCTCATTGATCAGTTGTAATGGCGATTCGAGAAAAACCGCCGAAGCATTATTTCACCACGTTCCGGATCATCTCAAAACCTATGATTTCAAGAACCCTACCTCAAAATATTATTTACCTTATGTCCTAGAGGAAGTTTCGGGATTGTCTTATTTGGACGATGGCATACTCGTTTGTGTGCAAGATGAGGATGGTAAGGTTTTCTTTTATGATCACAAAGAAAGAAAACTAATCAGAGAAGTCAGATTCGCCGATGGAGGTGATTATGAAGGCATACAGGTCGTGGGTGACTCTATCTATGTGGCAGAGAGCAATGGCGATCTTTACAAGTTTCTGGCAAATGATGAGGGCAAGAAAAGCATCAAGATGAATACCGATCTCAAAAAGAAAAATGATGTCGAAGGCTTGGCGTATGATTCTAAAACTGGTAAGTTGATCATTGCTTGCAAGGAAAGTGGGGACTTGAAGGATAGGGATGTAAAGGGCAGAGCCTTTTACAGTTTTGACCTTAACAAAAGGGAGATTGATCCTCGACCTACCTTTACAATCACCAGCTCCGATATCAAAAAGTATCTGGAGTCTCAAGTTGATTTTGAGTATGATGAAAATAGGCTGAATTTTATGCCTTCTGGTATTGCACTGCATCCTACGCAAGACATTTTTTATATTATTGCCTCGACAGGCAAATTGCTCCTGATGGTCAATCGGCAGTACCAAATCGTAGGAAGCGTGCCCTTGGATCCTCGCCTGTTTGGTCAACCCGAAGGAATCTGCTTTGCTCCAAATGGAGACTTATTCATCTCCAATGAGGGACAAGGTGACAGAGGATATATTCTCAAATTCAAAATGAAATGA
- a CDS encoding Pycsar system effector family protein — protein sequence MDTEIISKISAYVRDTFQGSLPEHCHYHNLTHTEEVVTAVSVIAMAEQLPHEEIEIVTIAAWFHDLGHVQGSQNHEEKSIKLAIEKLKELEYPQEKIEQVADCIRATRMPQSPKSKMEEILCDADLHHLSTPRFQEKSEMLMTELSQVTGIYIEKNEWYKKTYQFVKEHKYFTKYAKQNLESVKQENLRRLEEKIQKEKKSKEDKLKKKIYDLEEKLAKAKSKESIPTRGIETMFRTTSRNHLDLSSIADQKSNIMISVNSIILSIVVTVLLRKLEEYPHFMIPTLILTIACLSTIVLSILATRPNVSKGKFTKDDIIHKKANLLFFGNFHQMSLEEYEWGMNELMNDSQYLYGSLTKDIYYLGKVLGKKYRMLRIAYTVFMFGFVIAIISFIIAEAFFKSHYMY from the coding sequence GTGGATACTGAAATCATATCTAAAATTAGTGCTTATGTGCGAGATACCTTCCAAGGTAGCCTCCCAGAACATTGCCATTATCACAACTTGACACATACCGAAGAGGTCGTGACAGCTGTGTCTGTCATCGCTATGGCGGAGCAACTGCCGCACGAAGAAATCGAAATAGTCACCATTGCGGCTTGGTTTCACGATCTAGGTCATGTACAAGGCAGCCAAAACCATGAGGAAAAAAGCATCAAACTGGCTATCGAAAAGCTGAAGGAACTAGAATATCCACAAGAAAAAATAGAGCAAGTGGCTGACTGTATCCGTGCCACGAGAATGCCTCAAAGCCCGAAATCCAAAATGGAAGAAATTCTGTGCGATGCGGATTTGCACCACTTGTCCACGCCTCGTTTTCAAGAAAAATCCGAAATGTTGATGACAGAACTTTCCCAAGTTACTGGCATATATATTGAAAAAAATGAGTGGTACAAAAAGACCTATCAGTTCGTAAAAGAGCACAAGTATTTTACAAAGTATGCCAAGCAAAATCTAGAATCTGTAAAACAGGAAAACCTAAGACGGTTGGAAGAAAAAATACAAAAGGAGAAGAAGTCAAAGGAAGACAAGCTCAAAAAGAAAATTTATGACTTAGAGGAAAAACTAGCCAAGGCAAAGAGCAAGGAATCCATACCGACCCGTGGGATTGAGACCATGTTTAGAACCACGTCTAGGAATCATCTCGACCTCAGCTCGATTGCTGATCAAAAGTCAAACATCATGATATCCGTCAATTCGATCATTTTGTCGATTGTGGTGACTGTTCTCCTTCGCAAACTTGAAGAGTACCCTCACTTCATGATCCCAACCTTGATTTTGACTATCGCTTGTTTATCTACTATTGTTCTCAGTATTTTGGCTACCAGACCCAACGTCTCCAAGGGCAAATTCACCAAAGACGACATCATTCACAAAAAAGCGAATCTGCTTTTCTTCGGTAATTTTCACCAGATGAGTTTGGAAGAATATGAATGGGGCATGAATGAACTGATGAACGACAGTCAATATCTCTACGGCAGCCTCACCAAAGACATCTACTACCTAGGCAAGGTGTTGGGCAAAAAATACCGTATGCTCAGAATCGCCTATACAGTATTCATGTTTGGTTTTGTGATTGCCATTATTTCCTTTATCATCGCAGAGGCTTTTTTCAAGAGTCACTATATGTACTAA
- a CDS encoding phosphate/phosphite/phosphonate ABC transporter substrate-binding protein, with product MNFRLNTVHTALLFVMMFLGCTSPQDTKTIAKTESTTPKEAPKSRLSADLGTPDNPINLYLTPSRSVELVEQTGKLLINYLHAETALNFELQVSDSYDDMIKAFASNDGDIALMNSASYIKARDAYGVNAKLKAIRYGKSNYYGQIIANTNSGIDKISDIQGKSVVYTDSLSTSGYLFPKKIFADYNIQPAKTAFAGTHDRVVKMVYMGIADAGATYYSEPSSDGEIRDARSRLLSEFPDVAEKVKILQVTEAIPNDPVVFGKHVNKDISFQVSLALIKYLETPEGKNAMSDLYSIEGYTRCTDADYDGLRRVLN from the coding sequence ATGAATTTCAGATTGAATACTGTCCATACAGCACTCCTTTTTGTCATGATGTTTTTGGGCTGCACTAGTCCACAAGACACCAAAACGATAGCAAAAACAGAATCAACCACCCCAAAAGAAGCTCCTAAATCTCGTTTGTCTGCTGATCTGGGGACTCCTGACAATCCCATTAACCTGTATCTCACCCCATCTAGATCTGTAGAACTCGTCGAGCAAACTGGAAAATTACTGATCAATTACTTGCATGCCGAAACAGCTCTCAATTTTGAATTACAAGTCTCAGATAGCTATGATGACATGATCAAAGCCTTTGCGTCTAATGATGGTGACATTGCATTGATGAACTCCGCGAGTTATATCAAAGCACGAGATGCTTATGGGGTCAACGCCAAGTTAAAAGCCATCAGATATGGCAAATCCAACTACTATGGTCAAATCATCGCCAATACCAATAGTGGGATCGACAAAATATCCGATATTCAGGGTAAATCAGTCGTATATACTGACTCCCTGTCTACCTCGGGATACTTGTTTCCTAAGAAAATCTTTGCAGACTACAATATTCAACCTGCTAAAACTGCCTTTGCAGGCACCCACGATCGTGTCGTCAAAATGGTCTATATGGGTATTGCGGATGCAGGTGCCACCTATTATTCTGAACCTTCGTCAGACGGAGAAATCAGAGATGCCCGCTCCAGATTGCTATCAGAGTTCCCAGATGTGGCAGAAAAAGTAAAAATACTACAGGTCACAGAAGCCATCCCTAACGATCCAGTTGTGTTTGGCAAGCACGTCAACAAAGACATCAGCTTTCAGGTATCTCTGGCACTCATCAAATACCTAGAAACTCCTGAAGGAAAGAATGCTATGAGTGATCTCTACTCTATCGAAGGCTACACTCGATGTACGGACGCAGACTATGACGGATTGCGCAGGGTGCTGAACTAG
- the ppk1 gene encoding polyphosphate kinase 1 — translation MEEQKEQITETTNQYFDRDLSWLTFNYRVLKEAQSNDVPLFERLKFLAIYSANQDEFFRVRVANLRNYLKLDKKKINKVLDYDPAILLKNIHDRIQKQLTEFGDTLRSKVLLELEKNGLFILSPEQMNEDQKAASLYYFKTKILCYLQPYVFGQSSREHFLDNRSLYFGLRLRNKYSGVIDNAYLNIPSNIIPRFFKLPSPNVQFHYIFLDDIIRMNLDFVFPDYEILECQSIKMNKDADLNIEDEFSGDLVEKIQKQIEKRNLGVPSRFLYDKEMSEELLSFLKYSFDLIDEDLVPGGHYHSLFDFFQLPNPIGKSIEYPSLKPLRNYKIDQHRSIFSAIDQSDQMLHFPYHTYNYVLQFFNQAAIDPHVLELKVTFYRMASDSLIGNALISAAKNEKKVTVFMELKARFDEENNLRWAEKMQKAGVKIIYSIPGLKVHAKVALVKKKTEHGTIKNYCFFGTGNLNEKTASMYGDHGLLTCDQSMGEELDDLFKYLIKRKEPAEFKNLLVSQFNIIDGFTKLIDREIENVKNGKKGHIIIKLNNLEEKGMIDKLYNASRAGVKIEMIIRSICCLVPGVPGMSENITIRRIVGRFLEHSRIIWFHNDGEDELYMGSADWMKRNLRSRIEVKFPVKDPELKSQVRELLKIQLKDNTKAVMLDQQINNIPIVKKVGQRLYNAQLDTYEIIKRWEEMG, via the coding sequence TTGGAAGAGCAAAAAGAGCAAATCACTGAAACCACTAATCAATATTTTGACAGAGACCTTAGTTGGTTGACTTTTAACTACCGAGTATTAAAGGAAGCCCAAAGCAATGATGTTCCCTTGTTTGAGCGACTTAAATTTTTGGCCATCTATTCTGCCAATCAAGATGAGTTTTTTAGGGTTCGGGTAGCCAACCTGAGAAACTATCTGAAACTGGACAAGAAAAAAATCAACAAGGTGTTGGACTATGATCCAGCTATTCTACTCAAAAATATACACGACAGGATTCAAAAACAACTGACTGAGTTTGGTGACACACTGCGAAGCAAAGTCCTGTTGGAACTGGAAAAGAACGGCTTGTTCATCCTATCACCTGAGCAGATGAACGAAGATCAGAAAGCTGCGAGTTTGTACTATTTCAAAACCAAAATACTGTGCTATCTACAACCATACGTGTTTGGACAGTCTAGCAGAGAGCACTTTTTGGACAACCGATCACTCTATTTTGGCTTGCGTCTGCGCAACAAATATTCTGGTGTCATTGACAATGCCTACCTCAATATACCCTCCAACATCATTCCTAGGTTTTTCAAACTACCCTCACCTAATGTACAGTTTCATTACATTTTCCTAGATGACATCATCCGTATGAACCTAGATTTTGTATTTCCAGATTATGAGATTTTGGAATGTCAGAGCATAAAAATGAACAAAGATGCGGATCTCAACATAGAGGATGAGTTCAGTGGCGATTTGGTAGAAAAGATTCAAAAACAGATCGAAAAGCGAAATTTGGGGGTCCCGTCTAGATTCTTATATGACAAGGAGATGTCTGAAGAATTGTTAAGTTTCCTCAAGTATTCTTTCGACTTGATCGACGAAGACCTAGTGCCAGGAGGGCATTATCACAGTTTGTTTGATTTTTTTCAGTTACCTAACCCCATCGGAAAATCCATCGAGTATCCATCACTGAAACCCCTGCGCAACTACAAAATTGACCAGCATAGATCAATCTTTTCTGCCATTGATCAGTCTGATCAAATGTTGCATTTTCCTTATCACACATATAATTATGTCCTTCAGTTTTTTAATCAAGCGGCGATTGATCCGCACGTATTAGAGTTGAAGGTGACGTTTTATAGAATGGCATCTGATTCTTTGATTGGCAATGCGCTGATCAGTGCTGCCAAGAACGAAAAGAAAGTGACGGTATTCATGGAGCTCAAGGCACGGTTTGATGAGGAAAACAACTTGCGCTGGGCAGAAAAGATGCAAAAGGCTGGAGTCAAAATCATCTATAGTATCCCTGGCTTGAAAGTCCATGCCAAAGTAGCCCTAGTTAAGAAAAAAACAGAGCATGGGACGATCAAAAATTATTGCTTCTTCGGGACAGGAAACTTGAATGAAAAGACAGCTTCTATGTATGGAGACCATGGATTGTTGACCTGTGATCAGTCCATGGGAGAAGAATTGGATGATTTATTCAAATACTTAATCAAGAGAAAAGAACCTGCAGAATTCAAAAACCTGCTCGTATCACAGTTTAACATCATTGATGGGTTCACCAAACTGATTGATCGTGAAATCGAGAATGTCAAGAATGGAAAGAAAGGCCACATCATCATCAAACTCAACAACCTCGAAGAAAAAGGTATGATCGACAAACTCTACAATGCTAGCCGTGCGGGTGTCAAGATAGAGATGATCATCAGGAGTATTTGCTGTCTGGTTCCAGGCGTACCTGGGATGAGTGAGAACATCACCATTCGCAGGATCGTTGGTAGATTTTTGGAGCATAGTCGCATCATCTGGTTTCATAATGATGGGGAGGACGAACTGTATATGGGCTCTGCTGACTGGATGAAACGAAACCTGAGAAGCCGCATTGAAGTGAAGTTCCCAGTGAAAGATCCAGAGCTAAAATCTCAGGTGAGAGAGCTCCTCAAAATTCAGCTCAAAGACAATACCAAAGCGGTAATGCTCGATCAGCAGATCAACAATATTCCGATCGTGAAGAAGGTGGGACAAAGACTCTACAACGCTCAGCTCGATACCTACGAAATCATCAAACGCTGGGAAGAGATGGGTTAA